A single window of Leishmania panamensis strain MHOM/PA/94/PSC-1 chromosome 35 sequence DNA harbors:
- a CDS encoding RNA helicase, putative (TriTrypDB/GeneDB-style sysID: LpmP.35.5810), with translation MASSSPELPVTEARDSIVRMIRKNQAVIIVGETGSGKTTQIPQYVWDDILSKRPGAGIVGCTQPRRVAAVTIARHVARQRGGNVRSEVAYAVRFDDTCTDATRIKFLTDGILLREIQADPTLSKYGCIILDEAHERTLHGDVLFGLLKAIVRQREDSLKIVVMSATLNADHFSKFWWNAPIGVVHGRMFPVTIMHTVEPQADYVEAAISTILLIHQTEPPGDVLCFLTGQEEVEDAKRILLERMKLLPNDVPDFSLLTLYAAMPYEQQLLVFEPDLNGQRKVILATNIAETSITVEGIRYVVDSGVVKAKYYNSKSGMEALTEVDISRAQATQRTGRAGRVAAGKCYRLYTAHAFENLSENTIPEIRRSSLLSVVLQMKSLHIHNILAFEFMDMPRPQAVAKAEETLMLLQALDKTGHITALGARLTDFPIEPMPTMALLTAKALGVAYEAVVVIAMASADNLFLTSREFKEAADRCRATFAKSTGDHATLLSIYQAYCRSPRDQRKTWCESNSMSYRQMLKVEDIITQLHGILEEKNDSELLAKLLPASLRYSRVHNAANSDSLSHKRPHSKRDGEGDDLLEHYEALRHGGSESSQGGAVRQGKLLDAELLRRALCFGYFLNAAFYNAKLGMYQTIVGQLPVHIHPSSVLFAHRKKPALVIFNSVVRTTKRYMKDVSVIQEEWLQDAAPDFLTAAS, from the coding sequence atggccagcagcagcccggAGCTCCCCGTGACCGAGGCGCGGGACTCCATCGTACGCATGATCCGCAAGAACCAAGCCGTGATCATCGTTGGGGAGACCGGATCGGGCAAGACGACGCAGATTCCGCAGTATGTTTGGGACGATATCCTAAGTAAGCGTCCAGGGGCTGGCATTGTAGGGTgcacgcagccgcgccgtgTTGCAGCCGTCACCATTGCACGCCACGTTGcccggcagcgcggcggaAACGTCCGCAGCGAAGTGGCCTACGCCGTTCGCTTCGATGACACGTGCACTGACGCCACACGCATCAAATTTCTCACGGATGGTATTTTACTGCGTGAGATTCAGGCCGACCCAACGCTGTCCAAGTACGGCTGCATTATACTTGACGAGGCCCACGAGCGCACACTGCACGGAGACGTACTTTTTGGACTGCTGAAGGCCATCGTGCGTCAGCGCGAGGACTCACTGAAGATTGTGGTCATGTCTGCCACGCTGAATGCGGATCACTTCTCTAAGTTTTGGTGGAACGCCCCAATCGGGGTCGTGCACGGCCGTATGTTTCCAGTGACAATAATGCACACAGTGGAGCCGCAGGCCGACTACGTCGAGGCAGCCATCAGCACCATCCTGCTGATCCATCAGACAGAGCCGCCTGGCGATGTGTTGTGTTTCCTGACGGGTCAGGAGGAAGTCGAGGACGCGAAGCGCATTCTGCTGGAGCGTATGAAGCTGCTGCCCAACGACGTCCCcgacttctctcttctgacCTTGTACGCTGCGATGCCgtacgagcagcagctgctcgtcTTTGAGCCAGACTTGAATGGGCAGCGCAAGGTAATTCTCGCTACCAACATCGCCGAGACGTCCATCACGGTGGAGGGCATCCGCTACGTCGTGGACAGCGGTGTCGTGAAGGCCAAGTACTACAACAGCAAGTCCGGGATGGAGGCCCTGACGGAGGTGGACATCAGCCGCGCACAGGCCACGCAGCGCACGGGGCGTGCCGGACGCGTGGCCGCCGGCAAGTGTTACCGCCTCTATACCGCACACGCGTTCGAGAACCTGAGCGAGAACACCATTCCCGAAatccgccgcagcagtcTGCTCAGTGTTGTGCTTCAAATGAAGAGCCTTCACATCCACAACATCCTCGCGTTCGAGTTCATGGATATGCCGCGCCCACAAGCtgtggcgaaggcggaggagactCTGATGCTGCTACAAGCCCTCGACAAGACAGGCCATATCACGGCATTGGGCGCACGCTTGACTGACTTCCCGATTGAACCGATGCCAACGATGGCTCTCCTGACTGCCAAGGCCCTCGGCGTCGCCTATGAGGCCGTCGTCGTGATCGCCATGGCCAGCGCTGACAACCTTTTTCTCACCTCGCGCGAGTTTAAGGAGGCTGCtgaccgctgccgcgccacctTCGCCAAGTCTACCGGCGATCACGCGACCCTCCTCAGCATCTATCAGGCGTACTGCCGCTCTCCGCGCGATCAGCGCAAGACTTGGTGCGAGTCCAACTCGATGAGCTACCGACAAATGCTAAAGGTGGAGGACATCATCACTCAGCTACATGGCATCttggaagagaagaacgacaGCGAGCTCCTCGCCAAGCTTCTCCCCGCGTCTCTGCGGTACTCTCGAGTTCACAACGCTGCTAATTCAGACTCTCTGTCGCACAAGCGCCCCCACAGCAAAAGAGATGGTGAGGGCGACGATCTGCTGGAGCACTACGAGGCCCTGCGACACGGCGGCAGTGAGTCCTCTCAGGGTGGCGCGGTGCGCCAAGGAAAGCTGCTTGATGCagagctgcttcgccgcgCTCTCTGCTTTGGCTACTTCCTAAACGCCGCCTTCTACAACGCAAAACTCGGGATGTACCAGACCATTGTGGGTCAGTTACCAGTCCACATCCACCCGTCCAGCGTCCTCTTTGCCCACCGCAAGAAACCGGCACTGGTGATCTTCAACAGCGTTGTGCGTACCACGAAACGGTACATGAAAGACGTTTCGGTGATCCAGGAGGAGTGGCTGCAGGACGCCGCGCCAGACTTCCTTACAGCGGCCTCGTAA